In the Quadrisphaera sp. RL12-1S genome, one interval contains:
- a CDS encoding RNA polymerase-binding protein RbpA, producing MSDRSLRGTRLGGSSMESEDGVELAPRQLAVYECPQGHVTQLPFAAEADVPAVWECRCGAEALLRNGEAPEVKPTKPARTHWDMLLERRSVADLEVLLEERLTKLRNGTLHQRRSA from the coding sequence ATGAGTGACAGGAGCCTGCGCGGGACGCGTCTGGGTGGTTCGAGCATGGAGAGCGAGGACGGTGTCGAGCTGGCGCCGCGCCAGCTGGCCGTGTACGAGTGCCCCCAGGGACACGTGACGCAGCTGCCGTTCGCGGCGGAGGCCGACGTGCCGGCCGTGTGGGAGTGCCGCTGCGGTGCCGAGGCGCTGCTGCGCAACGGCGAGGCCCCCGAGGTCAAGCCCACCAAGCCGGCCCGCACCCACTGGGACATGCTGCTGGAGCGCCGCTCCGTGGCTGACCTGGAGGTGCTGCTGGAGGAGCGGCTCACCAAGCTGCGCAACGGCACCCTGCACCAGCGGCGCAGCGCCTGA
- the speB gene encoding agmatinase yields the protein MSAPVGPVDSSRIPRFAGPATFARLPRADEVGRADVAVIGVPFDAGVSYRPGARFGPAAVRDASRLLRPHHPGLDLDPFAHQQVVDAGDVVANPFSIDQAIEQVEAGADELSGAGARLVTIGGDHTIALPLLRSVARRHGPVALVHFDAHLDTWDTYFGAPYTHGTPFRRAVEEGLLEPGALTHVGTRGPLYGRSDLDDDARLGFGLVTSADVMRRGVDEVVDGLRSRIGDRPLYLSIDIDVLDPAHAPGTGTPEAGGMTSRELLEVLRGLAGLQLVGADVVEVAPAYDHAQITAVAASHVAYDLVSLMALSPLHGTTPGAPA from the coding sequence GTGAGCGCGCCGGTGGGGCCGGTGGACTCCTCCCGGATCCCGCGCTTCGCCGGGCCGGCCACCTTCGCCCGCCTGCCCCGCGCCGACGAGGTCGGGCGCGCCGACGTCGCCGTCATCGGCGTCCCCTTCGACGCGGGGGTGTCCTACCGCCCCGGCGCCCGCTTCGGGCCCGCCGCCGTGCGCGACGCCTCCCGCCTGCTGCGGCCCCACCACCCCGGCCTGGACCTGGACCCCTTCGCGCACCAGCAGGTCGTCGACGCCGGCGACGTCGTCGCCAACCCCTTCTCCATCGACCAGGCCATCGAGCAGGTCGAGGCCGGCGCCGACGAGCTGTCCGGTGCCGGCGCCCGCCTGGTCACCATCGGCGGCGACCACACCATCGCCCTGCCCCTGCTGCGCTCGGTCGCCCGCCGCCACGGACCCGTCGCCCTGGTCCACTTCGACGCCCACCTGGACACCTGGGACACCTACTTCGGCGCCCCCTACACCCACGGCACCCCCTTCCGCCGCGCCGTGGAGGAGGGCCTGCTCGAACCCGGCGCCCTCACCCACGTCGGCACCCGCGGCCCCCTGTACGGCCGCTCCGACCTCGACGACGACGCCCGCCTCGGCTTCGGCCTGGTCACCAGCGCCGACGTCATGCGCCGCGGCGTCGACGAGGTCGTCGACGGCCTGCGCTCGCGGATCGGGGACCGCCCGCTGTACCTCAGCATCGACATCGACGTCCTCGACCCCGCCCACGCCCCCGGCACCGGCACCCCCGAGGCCGGCGGCATGACCAGCCGCGAGCTGCTGGAGGTGCTGCGCGGCCTGGCGGGCCTGCAGCTGGTCGGCGCCGACGTCGTGGAGGTCGCCCCCGCCTACGACCACGCCCAGATCACCGCCGTCGCCGCCAGCCACGTCGCCTACGACCTGGTCTCCCTCATGGCCCTGTCACCCCTGCACGGCACCACCCCGGGAGCGCCCGCATGA
- a CDS encoding flavin monoamine oxidase family protein translates to MTAATGEGVLGALAHPEVTMLTPDFPFEHDRWLAHPAGLGSVPPEARGASVAVVGAGISGLVAAYELARLGVRPVVHEADQIGGRLRSVPFPGGVDGVLAELGGMRFPTSGRSFFHYADLVGTRTTPFPNPLTPTAGSTVIDLGGQVHYAETAADLPGFFSEVARAWAAALAEIGVPDLQHAIATRDLPRVKALWDPLVRARDEQSFYGFVAASAAFRALPYAHREAFGQVGFGTGGWDTDFPNSILEILRVIATNADEDHQRVLGGVQQVPLRLWSRPLPDGPYAGQSLRDLHAGAPRPGVAALARAGSATSGSAASSQVAVTDRWGRTTTHDGVVVTCQSWLLSARIETEEALFDHPTWMAMDRSHYAQSSKTFVMVDRPFWRDRDPATGRRVMSTTLTDRMTRATYLLDGEGGGDDEPATICLSYTWNDDALKWLALSTDERVRLMVRSLGEVYPGVDIASHIIGEPVTVSWESDPNFMGAFRGALPGHYRYQRRLFTHFVRDDLPPAQQGLFLAGDDISFTPGWADGAVTTALNAVWGVVRHLGGTTHPDNPGPGDAFDALAPVDLDASDPSTSADHPAGRG, encoded by the coding sequence ATGACCGCCGCCACCGGCGAGGGGGTGCTCGGCGCCCTCGCCCACCCGGAGGTGACCATGCTCACCCCCGACTTCCCCTTCGAGCACGACCGCTGGCTGGCCCACCCCGCCGGCCTGGGGTCCGTGCCGCCCGAGGCCCGCGGCGCCAGCGTCGCCGTCGTCGGCGCCGGCATCTCCGGCCTGGTCGCCGCCTACGAGCTCGCCCGCCTGGGGGTGCGCCCCGTCGTCCACGAGGCCGACCAGATCGGCGGCCGCCTGCGCTCGGTGCCCTTCCCCGGCGGCGTGGACGGGGTCCTCGCCGAGCTCGGCGGCATGCGCTTCCCCACCTCCGGGCGCTCCTTCTTCCACTACGCCGACCTGGTCGGCACCCGCACCACGCCGTTCCCCAACCCGCTCACCCCCACCGCCGGGTCCACCGTCATCGACCTCGGCGGCCAGGTCCACTACGCCGAGACCGCCGCCGACCTGCCGGGCTTCTTCTCCGAGGTCGCCCGCGCCTGGGCCGCCGCCCTGGCCGAGATCGGCGTCCCCGACCTCCAGCACGCCATCGCCACCCGCGACCTGCCCCGCGTCAAGGCCCTGTGGGACCCCCTCGTGCGCGCCCGCGACGAGCAGAGCTTCTACGGCTTCGTCGCCGCCTCCGCCGCCTTCCGCGCCCTGCCCTACGCCCACCGCGAGGCCTTCGGCCAGGTCGGCTTCGGCACCGGGGGGTGGGACACCGACTTCCCCAACTCCATCCTGGAGATCCTGCGCGTCATCGCCACCAACGCCGACGAGGACCACCAGCGCGTCCTCGGCGGCGTCCAGCAGGTCCCGCTGCGCCTGTGGTCCCGGCCCCTGCCCGACGGCCCCTACGCAGGCCAGTCCCTGCGCGACCTGCACGCCGGAGCCCCCCGCCCCGGCGTCGCCGCCCTCGCCCGCGCCGGCTCGGCCACCTCCGGCAGCGCGGCCAGCTCCCAGGTCGCGGTCACCGACCGCTGGGGACGCACCACCACCCACGACGGCGTCGTCGTCACCTGCCAGTCCTGGCTGCTGTCCGCGCGCATCGAGACCGAAGAGGCCCTCTTCGACCACCCCACGTGGATGGCCATGGACCGCTCCCACTACGCGCAGTCCTCCAAGACCTTCGTCATGGTCGACCGCCCCTTCTGGCGCGACCGGGACCCGGCCACAGGACGCCGGGTCATGTCCACCACCCTCACCGACCGCATGACCCGCGCCACCTACCTCCTGGACGGAGAAGGGGGCGGGGACGACGAACCGGCCACCATCTGCCTCAGCTACACCTGGAACGACGACGCCCTCAAGTGGCTGGCCCTGTCCACCGACGAGCGCGTCCGCCTCATGGTCCGCTCCCTGGGGGAGGTCTACCCCGGCGTCGACATCGCCAGCCACATCATCGGCGAGCCCGTCACCGTCTCCTGGGAGTCCGACCCCAACTTCATGGGCGCCTTCCGCGGAGCCCTGCCCGGCCACTACCGCTACCAGCGCCGCCTGTTCACCCACTTCGTCAGGGACGACCTGCCCCCCGCCCAGCAGGGGCTCTTCCTCGCCGGCGACGACATCTCCTTCACCCCCGGGTGGGCCGACGGCGCCGTCACCACCGCCCTCAACGCCGTCTGGGGCGTCGTGCGCCACCTCGGCGGCACCACCCACCCCGACAACCCCGGCCCCGGCGACGCCTTCGACGCCCTCGCCCCCGTCGACCTCGACGCCTCCGACCCCAGCACCTCCGCCGACCACCCAGCCGGTAGGGGATGA
- a CDS encoding GNAT family N-acetyltransferase — MADQVDDTGVVRPARAEDARAVAEVHVAGWRTGYRGLFPQAYLDALDVDAHEQRWAQNISGGLAVLVHVAARLDDDRDDDGVDGFAAFGPARDDDVPASAGEVYALYVHPDAWGRGAGGALLAAAVGQLAQVGRQRHEGREDAAPVLWALEDNARARRFYAHQGWVEDGARRRDERPGSGDVPGIAFTEVRYRLARSSLGLRR; from the coding sequence ATGGCTGATCAGGTGGACGACACCGGTGTGGTGAGACCCGCTCGCGCTGAGGACGCCCGCGCCGTCGCCGAGGTGCACGTGGCCGGCTGGCGGACCGGGTACCGCGGCCTCTTCCCGCAGGCCTACCTCGACGCCCTCGACGTGGACGCCCACGAGCAGCGGTGGGCCCAGAACATCTCCGGCGGCCTGGCGGTGCTGGTGCACGTCGCAGCTCGTCTCGACGACGATCGAGACGACGACGGCGTGGACGGCTTCGCGGCGTTCGGCCCCGCCCGCGACGACGACGTGCCCGCGAGCGCCGGAGAGGTGTACGCGCTGTACGTGCACCCGGACGCGTGGGGCCGCGGCGCCGGGGGTGCGCTGCTGGCGGCAGCCGTCGGGCAGCTGGCCCAGGTGGGTCGGCAGCGCCACGAGGGTCGGGAGGACGCCGCTCCGGTGCTGTGGGCGCTGGAGGACAACGCGCGGGCCCGTCGGTTCTACGCCCACCAGGGGTGGGTCGAGGACGGCGCGCGCCGCCGGGACGAGCGCCCCGGCAGCGGGGACGTGCCGGGGATCGCCTTCACCGAGGTCCGCTACCGCCTCGCCAGGTCCTCGCTCGGGCTCCGGCGGTGA
- the mmuM gene encoding homocysteine S-methyltransferase, whose amino-acid sequence MVTPDVRHEAPEGLLTAALAEGPVLLDGGLSTELEARGHDVSSALWSARLLLDDPAAVVAAHAAFARAGARVLTTVSYQATLPGLLAAGLDRTSAERAITSSVDLARQGLALAGAAGWVAGSVGPYGAHLADGSEYTGAYLSAGQSTGASAGEGRVDERALRAHHRPHLQLLAQAGADVIACETLPGAAEVEALLPELEELGVPAWVSLSAVVDEAGVVRTRRGEPVGPVLAAAAGVGCVLGVGVNCLDPAAVLPALLQAGAAVPAREAVLVAYPNSGEAWDAAARTWSGAGTDADGAGDEGVAAWVAAGARLVGGCCRVRPHHTARTAAVLTSLG is encoded by the coding sequence GTGGTCACACCCGACGTTCGACACGAGGCACCCGAGGGACTGCTCACCGCGGCGCTCGCGGAGGGTCCCGTCCTGCTCGACGGCGGCCTGTCCACCGAGCTCGAGGCCCGCGGCCACGACGTCTCCTCGGCCCTGTGGTCGGCCCGGCTCCTCCTCGACGACCCCGCCGCCGTGGTCGCGGCCCACGCCGCCTTCGCCCGGGCCGGCGCCCGCGTGCTCACCACCGTCAGCTACCAGGCCACCCTGCCCGGCCTGCTCGCCGCCGGGCTGGACCGCACCAGCGCCGAGCGCGCCATCACCTCCTCGGTCGACCTGGCCCGCCAGGGCCTCGCGCTCGCGGGCGCTGCGGGCTGGGTGGCCGGGTCCGTCGGCCCGTACGGGGCCCACCTCGCCGACGGCTCGGAGTACACCGGCGCCTACCTGTCCGCCGGCCAGTCCACCGGCGCGTCCGCCGGCGAGGGGCGCGTGGACGAGCGCGCCCTGCGCGCCCACCACCGCCCCCACCTGCAGCTGCTCGCGCAGGCCGGTGCGGACGTCATCGCCTGCGAGACGCTGCCCGGCGCCGCCGAGGTCGAGGCCCTGCTGCCCGAGCTGGAGGAGCTGGGGGTGCCCGCGTGGGTCTCGCTCAGCGCCGTGGTGGACGAGGCGGGGGTGGTCCGCACCCGCCGCGGCGAGCCGGTCGGGCCGGTGCTGGCGGCGGCCGCGGGAGTGGGCTGCGTGCTGGGCGTGGGGGTGAACTGCCTCGATCCGGCGGCGGTGCTGCCGGCGCTGCTCCAGGCCGGGGCGGCGGTTCCCGCCCGGGAGGCGGTGCTGGTCGCCTACCCCAACAGCGGGGAGGCGTGGGACGCGGCGGCCCGCACCTGGTCCGGCGCCGGCACCGACGCCGACGGTGCCGGCGATGAGGGTGTCGCCGCGTGGGTGGCTGCGGGGGCGCGGCTGGTCGGCGGCTGCTGCAGGGTGCGCCCGCACCACACGGCCCGGACTGCCGCCGTCCTGACCTCCCTGGGCTGA
- a CDS encoding polyprenol monophosphomannose synthase, which yields MSAQERVLVITPTYDERESLPVTLARLRSAVPWADVLVVDDGSPDGTGQIADALAAQDSAVHVLHRPRKSGLGGAYTAGFTWGLERGYAVLVEMDADGSHAPEQLPWLLAAVGVRAPAGAAGANGADVELPLGGADLALGSRWVPGGRVVDWPLTRQLLSRGGNTWARWAMGVPLRDATGGFRAYRARALHAVDLPSVRSEGYCYQLDLAARVVRAGLVVVEVPITFTERAAGASKMSRAIVVEALLRTTAWGARRRADQLGDLARSVRTRRRAGLPR from the coding sequence GTGAGCGCGCAGGAGCGGGTGCTGGTCATCACCCCCACGTACGACGAGCGCGAGTCGCTGCCGGTGACGCTGGCGCGGCTGCGCAGCGCCGTCCCGTGGGCGGACGTGCTCGTGGTGGACGACGGCAGCCCCGACGGCACCGGGCAGATCGCCGACGCGCTCGCGGCGCAGGACAGCGCCGTCCACGTGCTGCACCGCCCCCGCAAGAGCGGGCTCGGCGGGGCCTACACCGCGGGGTTCACCTGGGGCCTGGAGCGCGGGTACGCCGTGCTGGTGGAGATGGACGCCGACGGCTCCCACGCCCCCGAGCAGCTCCCCTGGCTGCTCGCGGCAGTCGGGGTGCGTGCACCCGCCGGTGCGGCGGGTGCGAACGGCGCGGACGTCGAGCTCCCGCTGGGCGGCGCCGACCTCGCGCTCGGCTCGCGGTGGGTGCCCGGCGGCCGGGTGGTCGACTGGCCGCTGACCCGCCAGCTGCTCTCCCGCGGCGGCAACACCTGGGCCCGCTGGGCCATGGGCGTCCCCCTGCGCGACGCCACCGGTGGCTTCCGCGCCTACCGCGCCCGCGCCCTGCACGCCGTGGACCTGCCCTCGGTCCGCTCGGAGGGGTACTGCTACCAGCTCGACCTGGCCGCCCGGGTGGTCCGCGCCGGGCTGGTGGTGGTGGAGGTGCCCATCACCTTCACCGAGCGCGCCGCCGGCGCCAGCAAGATGAGCAGGGCGATCGTCGTCGAGGCCCTCCTGCGCACCACCGCGTGGGGAGCGCGCCGCCGGGCCGACCAGCTGGGCGACCTCGCCCGCAGCGTCCGGACACGGCGACGGGCCGGCCTCCCCCGGTAG
- a CDS encoding glycerophosphodiester phosphodiesterase family protein translates to MTGPPLSPPPPAAPAFLGLRGPLGLAHRGGAEHPENSLAAFEAALAMGHRVLETDVHATADGVLVALHDPTLDRTTDGSGPLAARTWEQVCELRLRDAGGAVTDHAPVRLTDLLDAWAGTRPRVRLNVDVKEVGAVGPLVELLAARPRDASRVCVASFSDARRRAVVAGLARRGVAVTSSAGTGGVARFLVGARLGLRGRALRALVGADALQVPTSHAVPAPLSRVLGDQVHLVTPALVDAAHSAGLVVHVWTVDDPHQMEHLFDMGVDGVVTDDAAAVRDVLRERGAWPPHEDEHQHQDDDDDEGVRP, encoded by the coding sequence GTGACAGGCCCGCCCCTGAGCCCGCCTCCCCCTGCCGCGCCCGCGTTCCTGGGCCTGCGCGGACCGCTGGGCCTGGCGCACCGCGGTGGCGCGGAGCACCCGGAGAACTCCCTGGCGGCCTTCGAGGCCGCCCTGGCGATGGGCCACCGGGTGCTGGAGACGGACGTGCACGCCACCGCCGACGGGGTGCTGGTGGCGCTGCACGACCCGACGCTGGACCGCACCACGGACGGCTCCGGCCCCCTGGCGGCCCGCACGTGGGAACAGGTGTGCGAACTGCGGCTGCGGGACGCCGGCGGTGCGGTGACCGACCACGCGCCGGTGCGCCTGACGGACCTGCTGGACGCCTGGGCCGGCACGCGTCCCCGGGTGCGCCTCAACGTGGACGTCAAGGAGGTGGGCGCCGTCGGCCCGCTGGTGGAGCTGCTGGCGGCCCGGCCGCGGGACGCGTCGCGGGTGTGCGTGGCGTCCTTCTCCGACGCCCGCCGGCGCGCGGTGGTGGCGGGCCTGGCGCGGCGCGGGGTGGCCGTGACCAGCTCCGCGGGCACGGGCGGGGTGGCGCGCTTCCTCGTGGGCGCCCGGCTGGGGCTGCGGGGCCGGGCGCTGCGGGCGCTGGTGGGTGCCGACGCCCTGCAGGTGCCCACCAGCCACGCCGTGCCCGCGCCCCTGTCCCGGGTCCTCGGCGACCAGGTGCACCTGGTGACACCGGCGCTGGTGGACGCGGCGCACTCGGCGGGGCTGGTGGTGCACGTGTGGACCGTCGACGACCCGCACCAGATGGAACACCTGTTCGACATGGGGGTGGACGGGGTAGTCACCGACGACGCCGCCGCCGTCCGGGACGTCCTGCGCGAACGCGGCGCCTGGCCGCCGCACGAGGACGAGCACCAGCACCAGGACGACGACGACGACGAGGGGGTGCGCCCGTGA
- a CDS encoding MFS transporter, with product MKNPYRQVLRTPGAPAFVSAGLLARLPISMYGLIYVFLVERATGSYAAAGAVAAASSIASALGAPVLSRLIDRHGQARVAVPALAVHTAGILGVLLAAHAPLPTSTRPLLIGAAAALAGASFTSWGSLVRARWAWALREDPTGLHPAFSLESVLDEVTFTVGPPLATVLAVAVSPSLALATALAATAAGGTALVVQRSSEPPTTRTTTAAASSAAGGAPERTPVSAGQRVRAAVGVVENAGLRALVLAFVATGVVFGSVEVIAVAFTAERGQPAAAGLVLALYSIGSLLAGLVFGAVTWRGSLPRRFRRGAVAMAVLIAPVALSGSIPVLAATLFLSGIAISPTLISGNALVAQLVPPRQLTEGLAWIGTSLGLGVSLGAAVAGRIIDGPGPQPALLLPVAAAALAALVVVACSRVLGVAPRGADPA from the coding sequence ATGAAGAACCCCTACCGCCAGGTCCTGCGCACCCCCGGAGCCCCCGCCTTCGTGAGCGCCGGGCTCCTCGCCCGCCTGCCCATCTCCATGTACGGGCTCATCTACGTCTTCCTCGTCGAACGCGCCACCGGCTCCTACGCCGCAGCAGGAGCCGTCGCCGCCGCCTCCTCGATCGCCTCCGCCCTCGGCGCCCCCGTCCTGTCACGCCTCATCGACCGCCACGGCCAGGCCCGCGTCGCCGTCCCCGCGCTCGCGGTCCACACCGCCGGCATCCTCGGCGTCCTCCTCGCCGCCCACGCCCCCCTGCCCACCAGCACCCGCCCCCTGCTCATCGGCGCCGCCGCCGCGCTCGCGGGCGCCTCCTTCACCAGCTGGGGATCCCTCGTGCGCGCCCGCTGGGCCTGGGCCCTGCGCGAGGACCCCACCGGCCTGCACCCCGCCTTCTCCCTGGAGTCCGTCCTCGACGAGGTCACCTTCACCGTCGGCCCACCCCTGGCCACCGTCCTGGCCGTCGCCGTCTCACCCTCCCTCGCCCTGGCCACCGCGCTCGCGGCGACCGCTGCCGGCGGGACGGCCCTGGTGGTGCAGCGCTCCAGCGAGCCGCCCACCACCAGGACGACGACGGCGGCGGCGTCCTCGGCGGCGGGCGGGGCGCCGGAGCGCACCCCTGTCTCCGCCGGGCAGCGCGTGCGCGCAGCGGTCGGGGTCGTGGAGAACGCCGGCCTGCGGGCGCTGGTGCTGGCGTTCGTGGCCACCGGCGTGGTCTTCGGGTCGGTGGAGGTCATCGCCGTCGCGTTCACCGCCGAGCGCGGCCAGCCGGCGGCGGCCGGGCTGGTGCTGGCGCTGTACTCGATCGGCAGCCTGCTGGCCGGGCTGGTCTTCGGCGCTGTCACCTGGCGGGGGAGCCTGCCGCGCCGCTTCCGCCGGGGGGCTGTCGCCATGGCCGTGCTCATCGCGCCGGTGGCCCTGTCGGGCAGCATCCCGGTGCTGGCGGCCACGCTGTTCCTGTCCGGGATCGCGATCTCCCCGACGCTGATCTCCGGCAACGCGCTCGTGGCGCAGCTGGTGCCGCCGCGCCAGCTCACCGAGGGCCTGGCCTGGATCGGCACCTCCCTCGGTCTCGGGGTCTCCCTCGGCGCGGCGGTGGCCGGCCGGATCATCGACGGACCCGGCCCCCAGCCCGCGCTGCTGCTGCCCGTGGCGGCGGCGGCGCTGGCCGCGCTCGTCGTCGTCGCCTGCTCCCGGGTGCTCGGAGTGGCCCCGCGCGGCGCGGACCCCGCCTGA
- a CDS encoding MFS transporter has protein sequence MSAQVATGLTPRQLGRARRAWYVYDWANSAYVTTTATVLFSPYLTAVAQAAACPDGVGQVVRDGVTTCPVPLDVLGVPVAPGSLALYVVTFATLLSALVLPAVGAVADRSRSPRRLMTGFAWVGAAAAASMVFVAGDRWVLGVVLQLVASLCLGASLVVYDSLLVRLAGPAERDRVSSRGWALGYAGGAVLLAANLVLLAQADALGLDEAAAVRVSLLSAGLWWGVFTLVPHLGLRRLDGAPAVVVLPGPEGEPPQSTAGVVAGSLGQLVRTLRGAPAFPQTLLFLVAYLFFNDGVQTVIAAASVYGQQQLGFASSQLVVAILLVQVVALLGALAAGWVAQRTSARATILGSLVVWVAVVVAGMLIPAGDFGLFLALAAGIGLVLGGTQALSRSVFSQLVPLGREAEWFGLYQSAERGTSWLGTLVFGLVFQLTGSYRPAIASLVVFFVVGGVLLLRVDVERGRAQAQAA, from the coding sequence GTGAGCGCGCAGGTGGCCACCGGCCTGACGCCGCGGCAGCTGGGCCGCGCCCGCCGCGCCTGGTACGTCTACGACTGGGCGAACTCCGCCTACGTCACCACGACGGCGACAGTGCTGTTCTCCCCCTACCTCACGGCCGTCGCGCAGGCGGCGGCGTGCCCGGACGGTGTCGGGCAGGTGGTGCGCGACGGCGTCACCACGTGCCCGGTGCCGCTGGACGTGCTGGGGGTCCCCGTGGCGCCGGGGTCGCTGGCGCTGTACGTGGTGACCTTCGCGACGCTGCTGTCGGCGCTGGTGCTGCCGGCGGTGGGCGCGGTGGCCGACAGGTCCCGCTCCCCGCGGCGGCTCATGACCGGCTTCGCCTGGGTGGGAGCGGCCGCGGCGGCGTCGATGGTGTTCGTGGCCGGGGACCGCTGGGTGCTGGGGGTGGTGCTGCAGCTGGTGGCGAGCCTGTGCCTGGGGGCGTCCCTGGTGGTCTACGACTCCCTGCTGGTGCGCCTGGCCGGTCCCGCCGAGCGGGACCGGGTCTCCAGCCGCGGCTGGGCGCTGGGGTACGCCGGTGGGGCGGTGCTGCTGGCGGCCAACCTGGTGCTGCTGGCCCAGGCCGACGCCCTGGGCCTGGACGAGGCCGCCGCCGTGCGGGTGTCGCTGCTCAGCGCGGGCCTGTGGTGGGGGGTGTTCACGCTGGTGCCGCACCTGGGGCTGCGCCGGCTGGACGGCGCCCCCGCCGTCGTCGTCCTGCCCGGTCCGGAGGGCGAGCCTCCGCAGAGCACGGCCGGCGTGGTGGCGGGCTCGCTGGGGCAGCTGGTGCGCACCCTGCGGGGGGCGCCGGCGTTCCCGCAGACCCTGCTGTTCCTCGTGGCCTACCTGTTCTTCAACGACGGGGTGCAGACGGTGATCGCGGCCGCGAGCGTCTACGGCCAGCAGCAGCTGGGGTTCGCCTCCTCCCAGCTGGTGGTGGCGATCCTGCTGGTGCAGGTGGTGGCGCTGCTGGGGGCGCTGGCCGCGGGCTGGGTCGCGCAGCGCACGTCGGCGCGGGCCACGATCCTGGGCAGCCTCGTGGTGTGGGTGGCGGTGGTGGTGGCCGGGATGCTCATCCCGGCGGGCGATTTCGGGCTGTTCCTGGCGCTGGCGGCGGGGATCGGGCTGGTGCTCGGGGGGACGCAGGCGCTGTCGCGGTCGGTGTTCAGCCAGCTGGTGCCGCTGGGCCGGGAGGCCGAGTGGTTCGGGCTGTACCAGTCCGCCGAGCGCGGCACGAGCTGGCTGGGGACCCTGGTGTTCGGACTGGTGTTCCAGCTGACCGGTTCCTACCGGCCGGCGATCGCCTCGCTGGTGGTGTTCTTCGTGGTCGGCGGGGTCCTGCTGCTGCGGGTGGACGTCGAGAGGGGGCGCGCCCAGGCCCAGGCGGCCTGA
- a CDS encoding DeoR family transcriptional regulator, whose amino-acid sequence MCDVSGERWDEITRWVDAEGRVGLAELASRFEVSEMTIRRDLDALTAAGRLRRVRGGAISLTTAPPSAPRPTPAPQQAPTRPAPPAPSGPPASVDQGRGAPSSAAPVVHTGVEAGVEAEPDPVASPGFDPSRAPSSLGSVIASWAGAFPSGFPTPQAAPARETPAPATAPAPHAPAEAETPPGWDVPLPPARPASPPASPPAHPDRPRDHHLEDQPVTRPAPPAETEDPWARAARAALGELAPGAAVLLTGGTGALALAHHVARLAARSPTAPLTVAVTALAPATVLSGAPGVRLVVLGGEAEHAGTDLVGPSALAALEDLHLDVAVLTPTGLDARGAWAPTSAAAALVAAAVARAERTVAVVAPGVLGRPGLVRAAPLGALQEVVAVPAPGEDTAALTARLEAVRSGAPSAPRVTAA is encoded by the coding sequence ATGTGCGATGTGAGCGGTGAGCGGTGGGATGAGATCACACGCTGGGTCGACGCGGAGGGCCGGGTCGGCCTCGCTGAGCTGGCGTCGCGCTTCGAGGTCTCGGAGATGACGATCCGGCGGGACCTGGACGCGCTGACCGCTGCTGGTCGTCTGCGCCGCGTGCGCGGTGGCGCCATCAGCCTCACGACCGCTCCCCCGAGCGCGCCCAGGCCGACCCCGGCGCCGCAGCAGGCCCCGACCCGTCCGGCCCCCCCGGCCCCCTCAGGTCCCCCGGCCTCGGTGGACCAGGGGCGCGGGGCGCCGTCCAGTGCGGCGCCCGTCGTCCACACCGGCGTCGAGGCGGGCGTCGAGGCGGAGCCCGACCCGGTGGCCTCCCCCGGCTTCGACCCGTCCAGGGCACCCTCTTCGCTCGGTTCCGTTATCGCGTCATGGGCGGGAGCCTTCCCCTCTGGGTTCCCCACGCCGCAGGCCGCACCTGCCCGCGAGACACCAGCGCCAGCAACGGCCCCGGCCCCGCACGCGCCCGCCGAGGCGGAGACGCCGCCGGGCTGGGACGTCCCGCTGCCCCCCGCGCGCCCCGCTTCTCCCCCCGCTTCTCCCCCCGCACATCCCGACCGTCCTCGTGATCATCACCTCGAGGACCAGCCCGTCACCCGCCCCGCTCCCCCCGCCGAGACCGAGGACCCCTGGGCGCGTGCCGCCCGCGCCGCCCTGGGCGAGCTGGCCCCGGGCGCCGCCGTGCTGCTGACCGGGGGCACCGGCGCGCTGGCGCTGGCCCACCACGTGGCCAGGCTCGCGGCCCGCTCCCCCACCGCACCGCTGACGGTGGCCGTCACCGCCCTGGCCCCGGCCACCGTGCTGTCCGGCGCCCCCGGCGTGCGCCTGGTGGTGCTGGGCGGGGAGGCCGAGCACGCCGGCACCGACCTGGTCGGTCCCTCGGCGCTGGCGGCCCTGGAGGACCTGCACCTCGACGTCGCCGTCCTGACGCCCACCGGCCTGGACGCCCGCGGCGCCTGGGCGCCCACCTCCGCCGCCGCGGCGCTGGTCGCGGCGGCGGTGGCGCGTGCCGAGCGCACCGTGGCCGTGGTCGCCCCGGGGGTGCTGGGCCGCCCGGGCCTGGTGCGCGCGGCGCCGCTCGGGGCGCTGCAGGAGGTGGTGGCAGTCCCCGCCCCGGGCGAGGACACCGCCGCGCTCACCGCCCGCCTGGAGGCGGTCCGCTCCGGGGCGCCCAGCGCCCCCCGCGTCACCGCCGCCTGA